In Oryza sativa Japonica Group chromosome 3, ASM3414082v1, one DNA window encodes the following:
- the LOC4332550 gene encoding probable leucine-rich repeat receptor-like protein kinase IMK3, with translation MDVCRSRNQCDVGSRGGFVKMLMVMLVAAAMAAVPAGGQPSDGVVIAQADLQGLQAIRQALVDPRGFLRGWNGTGLDACSGGWAGIKCAQGKVVAIQLPFKGLAGALSDKVGQLTALRKLSLHDNALGGQLPASLGFLPELRGVYLFNNRFAGAVPPQLGGCALLQTLDLSGNFLSGAVPASLANATRLLRLNLAYNNLTGAVPSSLTSLPFLVSLQLSSNNLSGEVPPTIGNLRMLHELSLSYNLISGSIPDGIGSLSGLHSLDLSNNLLSGSLPASLCNLTSLVELKLDGNDIGGHIPDAIDGLKNLTKLSLRRNVLDGEIPATVGNISALSLLDVSENNLTGGIPESLSGLNNLTSFNVSYNNLSGPVPVALSSKFNASSFAGNIQLCGYNGSAICTSISSPATMASPPVPLSQRPTRKLNKRELIFAVGGICLLFLLLFCCVLLFWRKDKQESESPKKGAKDATAKAAAGKSGGGGGGSGGAGGDGGGKLVHFDGPLSFTADDLLCATAEILGKSTYGTVYKATMENGTFVAVKRLREKIAKNQKEFEAEVNALGKLRHPNLLALRAYYLGPKGEKLLVFDFMTKGNLTSFLHARAPDSPVDWPTRMNIAMGVARGLHHLHAEASIVHGNLTSNNILLDEGNDARIADCGLSRLMNATANSNVIAAAGALGYRAPELSKLKKANAKTDIYSLGMIMLELLTGKSPGDTTNGLDLPQWVASVVEEEWTNEVFDLELMKDAAAAGSETGEELVKTLKLALHCVDPSPAARPEAQQVLRQLEQIKPSVAVSASSSFTGEPSQTTATATTITDDTKSTITE, from the exons ATGGATGTTTGTAGAAGCAGAAACCAATGCGATGTTGGATCGAGAGGAGGTTTTGTCAAGATGTTGATGGTGAtgttggtggcggcggcgatggcggcggtgccggcgggCGGGCAGCCGTCGGACGGCGTGGTGATCGCGCAGGCCGACCTGCAGGGTTTGCAGGCGATCCGGCAAGCGCTGGTTGACCCGCGCGGGTTCCTGCGCGGGTGGAACGGCACGGGGCTCGACGCGTGCTCCGGCGGGTGGGCCGGGATCAAGTGCGCGCAGGGGAAGGTGGTCGCCATCCAGCTCCCCTTCaagggcctcgccggcgcgctctCCGACAAGGTCGGCCAGCTCACGGCGCTCCGCAAGCTCAGCCTCCACGACAACGCGCTCGGCGGGCAGCTCCCGGCCTCCCTCGGcttcctccccgagctccgggGCGTCTACCTCTTCAACAACCgcttcgccggcgccgtgccgccgcagcTCGGCGGGTGCGCGCTCCTGCAGACGCTCGACCTCAGCGGCAACTTCCTCTCCGGCGCCGTCCCGGCCTCGCTCGCCAACGCCACCAGGCTCCTCAGGCTCAACCTCGCCTACAACAACCTCACCGGTGCCGTGCCATCCAGCCTCACCTCCCTCCCTTTCCTCGTGTCCCTTCAGCTCAGCAGCAACAATCTCAGCGGCGAGGTGCCACCCACCATTGGCAACCTCAGGATGCTCCACGAGCTTTCTCTTAGCTACAACCTGATCAGTGGTAGCATCCCTGATGGGATCGGGAGCCTCTCGGGGCTCCACAGCTTGGATCTTTCTAACAATCTGTTGAGTGGTAGCCTCCCTGCCTCACTCTGTAACCTCACCTCGCTCGTGGAGCTCAAGCTCGATGGCAATGACATCGGGGGTCACATACCTGACGCCATTGATGGGCTCAAGAACCTGACCAAGCTGTCCCTGAGGAGGAATGTCCTCGACGGCGAGATTCCGGCGACGGTCGGGAACATCTCGGCGCTGTCATTGCTCGACGTGTCGGAGAACAACCTCACCGGAGGGATACCGGAGTCGCTGAGCGGATTGAACAATCTGACATCCTTCAATGTGTCCTACAATAACCTGTCAGGGCCTGTGCCTGTAGCTCTTTCCAGCAAGTTCAATGCCAGCTCGTTCGCGGGAAACATCCAGCTCTGTGGGTACAATGGCTCCGCCATTTGCACCTCCATTTCCTCTCCAGCGAccatggcgtcgccgccggtgcctTTGTCGCAGCGGCCAACACGGAAACTCAACAAGAGGGAGCTCATCTTTGCAGTCGGTGGCATCTGCTTGCTGTTCCTGCTCCTCTTCTGCTGCGTCCTCCTCTTCTGGAGGAAAGACAAGCAGGAGAGCGAGTCGCCCAAGAAGGGCGCCAAGGACGCCACCGccaaggcggcggccgggaagtccggaggcggcggtggcggctcgggcggcgccggtggtgacggcggcggcaagcttGTCCACTTCGACGGGCCGCTCTcgttcacggcggacgacctGCTGTGCGCGACGGCGGAGATCCTGGGGAAGAGCACGTACGGGACGGTGTACAAGGCGACCATGGAGAATGGCACCTTCGTCGCGGTGAAGCGGCTCCGGGAGAAGATCGCCAAGAACCAGAAGGAGTTCGAGGCGGAGGTGAACGCGCTCGGCAAGCTCCGCCACCCCAACCTCCTCGCCCTCAGGGCCTACTACCTCGGCCCCAAGGGCGAGAAGCTCCTCGTCTTCGACTTCATGACCAAGGGCAACCTCACCTCCTTCCTCCATG CTCGCGCCCCGGACAGCCCGGTGGACTGGCCGACGAGGATGAACATCGCGATGGGCGTGGCCCGTGGGCTGCACCACCTGCACGCGGAGGCGAGCATCGTGCACGGCAACCTGACGAGCAACAACATCCTGCTCGACGAGGGGAACGACGCCAGGATCGCCGACTGCGGCCTGTCGCGCCTCATGAACGCCACGGCCAACTCCAACGTCAtcgccgcggcgggcgcgctGGGCTACCGCGCGCCGGAGCTCTCCAAGCTGAAGAAGGCCAACGCCAAGACGGACATCTACAGCCTCGGCATGATCATGCTCGAGCTCCTCACCGGCAAGTCGCCCGGCGACACGACCAACGGCCTCGACCTGCCGCAGTGGGTGGCCTCTGTCGTGGAGGAGGAGTGGACCAACGAGGTGTTCGACCTTGAGCTCATGAaggacgcggccgccgcgggcTCGGAGACCGGCGAGGAGCTCGTGAAGACGCTCAAGCTGGCGCTGCACTGCGTCGATCCTtcaccggcggcgaggccagAGGCCCAGCAGGTTCTCAGACAGCTCGAGCAGATCAAGCCCTCGGTGGCAGTATCGGCCTCCTCGTCCTTCACCGGCGAGCCGAGCCAAAccaccgcgacggcgacgacgatcaCCGACGACACAAAATCGACTATTACAGAGTAG
- the LOC4332551 gene encoding laccase-3-like has product MATTTRGPVTMRLCFFSAAALFLLCFLVPAAVAEERFYEFVVQETLVKRLCNTQKIITVNGQFPGPTIEVYDGDTVAIRAVNMARYNVTLHWHGLRQLRNGWADGPEFVTQCPIRPGGSYTYRFAIQGQEGTLWWHAHSSWLRATVHGALLIRPRPGVPYPFPKPHSEFPIILAEWWRRDPIAVLRQSMITGAPPNVSDAILINGQPGDFLECSAQETSIIPVAAGETTLLRIINAAMNTELFVSLAGHKMTVVAADAMYTKPFETTVVLLGPGQTTDVLVTAHAAPGRYYLAARAYASAQGVPFDNTTATAIFQYKGGAGCPTTAGGAGAAGAVAGAGVGAGAAGGAGAVAGTGAGAGTFNGSLGRSKYSGGNPGRAGPAPMLPYLPAYNDTNTATAFSNSIRSPAPVKVPGPVTQEVFTTVGFGLFNCMPGPFCQGPNNTRFGASMNNVSFQLPNTVSLLQAHYHHIPGVFTDDFPPMPPVFFDFTSQNVPRALWQPVKGTKLYRVRYGAVVQIVFQDTGIFAAEEHPMHIHGYHFYVLATGFGNYDPVRDAHKFNLVDPPSRNTIGVPVGGWAVVRFVADNPGVWLVHCHIDAHLTGGLGMALLVEDGEAELEATMAPPLDLPLCAL; this is encoded by the exons atggcgacgacgacgagagggCCGGTGACAATGAGGCTCTGCTTCTTCTCTGCCGCTGCTCTTTTCCTTCTCTGCTTCCTCgtcccggccgccgtcgccgaggagcGCTTCTACGAGTTCGTG GTCCAGGAGACGCTAGTGAAGAGGCTGTGCAATACGCAGAAGATCATCACGGTGAACGGGCAGTTCCCCGGGCCGACGATCGAGGTGTACGACGGCGACACGGTGGCGATCAGGGCCGTGAACATGGCGAGGTACAACGTGACGCTGCACTGGCACGGCCTCCGCCAGCTGCGGAACGGGTGGGCGGACGGCCCGGAGTTCGTGACGCAGTGCCCCATCCGCCCAGGCGGCAGCTACACCTACCGCTTCGCCATCCAGGGGCAGGAGGGCACCCTGTGGTGGCACGCGCACAGCTCGTGGCTCCGCGCCACCGTCCACGGCGCCCTCCTCATCCGCCCTCGCCCCGGCGTCCCCTACCCTTTCCCCAAGCCCCACTCCGAGTTCCCCATCATACTAG CGGAGTGGTGGAGGAGGGACCCGATCGCGGTGCTGAGGCAGTCCATGATCACCGGCGCGCCGCCGAACGTGTCCGACGCGATCCTCATCAATGGCCAGCCGGGGGATTTCCTTGAGTGCTCCGCCCAAG AGACGAGCATCATcccggtggccgccggcgagacGACCCTGCTGCGCATCATCAACGCGGCCATGAACACCGAGCTCTTCGTCTCCCTCGCCGGCCACAAGATGAccgtggtcgccgccgacgccatgtACACCAAGCCGTTCGAGAccaccgtcgtcctcctcggccCCGGCCAGACCACCGACGTCCTCGTCACCGCCCACGCCGCCCCGGGGCGCTACTacctcgccgcccgcgcctacGCCTCCGCACAGGGCGTCCCCTTCGACaacaccaccgccaccgccatcttCCAGTAcaagggcggcgccggctgcccCACTACAGCCGGCGGCGCaggtgccgccggcgccgttgcTGGCGCTGGCGTAGGCGCAGGAGCtgccggtggcgccggcgccgtcgctggCACTGGCGCTGGCGCTGGCACGTTCAACGGGTCGCTCGGCCGGTCGAAGTACTCCGGCGGCAACCCTGGGCGAGCCGGGCCGGCGCCAATGCTGCCGTACCTGCCGGCGTACAACGACACGAACACGGCCACGGCGTTCTCGAACAGCATCCGGAGCCCGGCGCCGGTGAAGGTGCCCGGGCCGGTGACCCAGGAGGTGTTCACCACGGTGGGGTTCGGCCTCTTCAACTGCATGCCCGGCCCGTTCTGCCAGGGACCCAACAACACCCGGTTCGGCGCGAGCATGAACAACGTGTCGTTCCAGCTCCCCAACACCGTCTCCCTCCTGCAGGCGCACTACCACCACATCCCCGGCGTGTTCACCGACGACTTCCCGCCGATGCCACCCGTGTTCTTCGACTTCACCTCCCAGAACGTCCCCCGCGCGCTGTGGCAGCCGGTGAAGGGCACCAAGCTGTACCGCGTCAGGTACGGCGCGGTGGTGCAGATCGTCTTCCAGGACACCGGCATCTTCGCCGCCGAGGAGCATCCCATGCACATCCACGGCTACCACTTCTACGTGCTCGCCACGGGGTTCGGCAACTACGACCCGGTGAGGGACGCCCACAAGTTCAACCTCGTCGACCCGCCCAGCCGGAACACCATCGGCGTGCCCGTCGGCGGGTGGGCCGTCGTGCGGTTCGTGGCGGACAACCCCGGGGTGTGGCTGGTGCACTGCCACATCGACGCGCATCTCACCGGCGGGCTGGGCATGGCGCTGCTGGTGGAGGACGGCGAGGCGGAGCTGGAGGCCaccatggcgccgccgctggaCCTGCCGTTGTGCGCCCTGTAG